The following are from one region of the Hymenobacter radiodurans genome:
- a CDS encoding cysteine desulfurase family protein: MTQQAVYFDNAATTSLDPEVLEAMMPFLQNHFGNPSSIHGHGRQVRAAIENARKTIAHLINAAPAEISFTSGGTEADNYAAFGSVRTLGLRHAITSPLEHHAVLHTLQALEKGGDIELSYVRHDERGRLDLAHLAELLAVHPRSFVSLMHANNEIGNLNDVESIAELCQQHNAIFHTDTVQTMGHYRHDVQQLKTHFLVGSAHKFHGPKGVGFLYTRSGTQVTPLIHGGSQERNVRAGTENVYGIVGLAKALEIAYRDMADHQRHIQSLKELFITSLRAEIEDVQFNGTSAEADQSLYTVLNVSLPPSDINEMLLFNLDINRVSVSGGSACTSGANAGSHVLSALNCDPKRGAIRFSMSKYNTAEEVKFAVEQLAKMYRKVPA; the protein is encoded by the coding sequence ATGACTCAGCAAGCCGTTTATTTCGATAATGCCGCTACCACCTCCCTCGACCCCGAGGTGCTAGAAGCTATGATGCCCTTTCTGCAAAACCACTTCGGCAACCCAAGCAGCATTCATGGGCATGGGCGACAGGTAAGGGCTGCTATCGAGAATGCGCGCAAGACCATCGCGCATCTGATAAATGCGGCGCCCGCGGAGATTTCCTTTACGTCGGGTGGTACTGAGGCTGATAATTATGCTGCCTTCGGAAGTGTTCGTACACTGGGGTTGCGGCATGCTATTACTTCGCCCCTAGAGCACCATGCCGTGCTGCATACATTGCAGGCGCTGGAAAAAGGCGGTGATATAGAGTTGAGCTACGTACGGCACGATGAGCGTGGCCGCCTAGACTTGGCGCATTTAGCTGAGCTGTTGGCGGTACATCCGCGCTCTTTCGTTAGTCTGATGCATGCCAACAACGAGATCGGTAATCTCAACGACGTAGAATCTATTGCCGAGCTATGTCAGCAGCATAACGCTATTTTTCATACGGATACGGTGCAGACTATGGGGCATTATCGCCACGATGTGCAGCAACTCAAAACGCACTTTCTGGTCGGTTCAGCGCATAAATTTCACGGCCCGAAAGGAGTTGGATTTCTGTATACCCGCTCCGGTACGCAAGTGACGCCCCTGATCCACGGCGGCTCCCAAGAGCGCAACGTGCGAGCTGGCACTGAGAATGTGTACGGCATTGTAGGACTAGCCAAGGCACTGGAAATTGCTTATCGAGATATGGCGGACCATCAGCGCCATATTCAAAGCTTGAAAGAATTGTTTATAACGTCTCTGCGAGCAGAAATCGAGGATGTGCAGTTTAATGGTACTTCCGCCGAAGCTGACCAGAGCTTGTATACGGTACTAAACGTTAGCTTGCCCCCCTCGGATATAAACGAGATGCTGCTCTTCAATCTCGACATTAATCGGGTGTCGGTATCCGGAGGGTCGGCGTGTACGAGCGGAGCTAATGCGGGTTCACACGTGCTGAGCGCCCTAAACTGCGACCCCAAGCGGGGCGCTATCCGTTTCTCGATGAGTAAGTACAATACGGCGGAAGAAGTCAAATTTGCCGTTGAGCAGTTGGCTAAGATGTATCGGAAAGTGCCTGCTTAA